A genomic window from SAR324 cluster bacterium includes:
- a CDS encoding VOC family protein, which yields MGMPPFHLAFAVRDLNDTRDFYVNRLGCKVGRTDEKWIDFDFFGHQISAHLKPEETQRVETNGVDGKSVPVRHFGAVLEWNHWHKLADSLKDQGVKFLIEPYIRFQGEVGEQVTMFLLDPSDNAIELKSFQNPEQLFAS from the coding sequence ATGGGAATGCCCCCTTTTCACTTAGCTTTTGCAGTCAGAGATTTGAACGACACCCGTGATTTCTATGTTAATCGTTTGGGCTGTAAGGTCGGACGGACCGATGAGAAGTGGATTGATTTCGACTTTTTTGGCCACCAGATTTCGGCCCATCTGAAGCCTGAAGAAACCCAGCGAGTCGAGACCAATGGTGTCGACGGAAAGTCTGTTCCCGTTCGGCATTTTGGCGCAGTCCTGGAGTGGAATCATTGGCATAAACTCGCAGATTCCTTAAAGGATCAGGGAGTCAAATTTCTGATTGAACCCTATATCCGTTTCCAAGGAGAAGTTGGTGAACAGGTAACCATGTTTCTGCTTGATCCCTCTGACAATGCAATTGAACTGAAGTCTTTCCAGAACCCTGAGCAGTTGTTTGCGAGTTGA